In the Flavobacteriales bacterium genome, CCCGACTACGACTTCCCCGAGGACCTCATCCCGCAGGGCATCGCCGTGTTCGAGCGGATCGTCCGCCAACTGACCTGAATGTTCGAAACGAGCACCATCACCATCAGCCGTAGTGCGCTGCGAAGGAACCTCGCCTTCCTGCGTCAGCGGCTCAACGGCGCGCGGTTGTGCAGCGTGGTGAAGGGCAATGCGTACGGGCATGGCCTGGACGCCTTCATCCCGCTGGCCATGGAAGAGGGCGTCGACTACTTCGGGGTGTACTCCGCCGATGAAGCGTGGCATGTGGTGGAGCACCTGCGGAAGTGCCCGGACCTCTTCATCATGGGCATGGTGGAGGTCGATGGCCTGGCCTGGGCGGTGGAGCATGGCGTGGAGTTCTGTGTGCACGACCGGCACCGGCTGGAGCAGGCCATCGGCGAGGCGGGCAGGCAGAAGCGCAAGGCGCGCATCCACATCGAGGTGGAGACCGGCATGCACCGCACCGGCTTCGACCGCACCGCGCTGGGACCCGCGCTGGACCTGATGCGCGCGCATGACGAGCACATCGAGCTGGTGGGCCTCTTCACCCATTTCGCCGGGGCGGAGAGCAGCAGCAACGATCAGCGCGTCACCGCCCAGATGGCGCACTTCCAACAGGCGCTCGACCGATCCCATCTGGCCGGCCTGCATCCGACCTATGCCCACCAGGCGTGCAGTGCGGCCGTGATGAACTATCCGCATACGGTGGGGCCGATGGCGCGCGTCGGCATCATGCAGTACGGCTTCTGGCCCAACCAGGAGACGTGGTTCCGCTACAGCGCGGTGAGCGGTGTGTCCACCGATCCGCTCAAGCGCCTCATCGGCTGGAAGAGCCGCGTCATGGCCATCACCAGGGTGGCGGCGGGCGGCTTCATCGGATATGGGACGAGCAGTGAAGCGGCGCACGACATGCGCATCGCCGTGGTGCCGGTGGGCTACGCGCACGGCTTCGACCGCGGGCTCAGCAACCTGGGCCGTGTGCTGGTGCACGGGCAGCAGGCACGGGTCGCCGGCATCGTCAACATGAACGCCATCAGCGTGGACATCACCGACATCCCGGGAGTGGAGAAGGGTGACGAGGTCGTCCTCATCGGTGAGCAGGGCGACCATCGCATCACGGTGGCCAGCTTCAGCGAACTGAGCGAACAGCTCAACTACGAGCTGCTCACGCGCCTGCCGCGCGACATCCCCGGACGGTCATCCCCTGAACCATGGCCTACCTGAAGCTCTATCGCGACAAGCTGCGGAGGAACCACGCCGTGCTGCAGCGCTGGTTCGACGGCAACGGCATCGCGTGGGGTGTGGTCACCAAGCTGCTCTGCGGCAACCGCACCTACCTGCAGGAGCTGGTGGACCTGGGCATCACCGAGATGCACGACACGCGCATCAGCAACCTGAAGGCGATCAAGGCCATCGCGCCCCAGGTGCAGACCGTCTACATCAAGCCGCCCGCCAAGCGCAGCCTGTCCAGCGTGGTGCGCTATGCGGACGTGAGCTTCAACACGGACCTCTTCACCATCAAGGGGCTGAGCGAGGAGGCGGTGAGGCAGGGCCGCCATCACAAGATCATCATCATGGTGGAGATGGGCGACCTGCGCGAGGGCGTCATGGGCGAGCACCTCACGGACTTCTACGCGCAGGTGTTCCAGCTTCCGGGGATCGAGATCATCGGGCTGGGCACCAACCTCAACTGCCTCAACGGCATCATGCCGAGCGCGGACAAGCTCATCCAGCTCAGCCTCTACAAGCAGCTCATCGAGGCCCGCTTCGACCGGGTGATCCCCTGGGTGAGCGGCGGCACCACCGTCACCGTGCCCCTGCTGCTGAACAAGGAATTACCCAAGGGAGTGAACCACTTCCGCATCGGTGAGGCCCTGTTCTTCGGAGCCGATCTCTTCACCGGTGGCTTGCTGCCCGGCATGGAGTCCGATGTGTTCAAGCTCTTCGCCGAGGTGATCGAGCTCTACGAGAAGCCGGTGGTGCCCATCGGGGTGCAGGCGGAGAATCCGTCGGGTCACAAGCCGGAATTCGACGAGGCGGACCGGGGACGCACGTCGTACCGGGCCATCCTCGACATCGGCCTGCTCGATGTGCAACCGGGCTTCCTCATCCCCGAGGACGAGCATGTGCACATCATCGAGGCCAGCAGCGACATGCTGGTGGTCGATCTGGGCGACAGCCCGCACGACTACCGGGTGGGCGCGGTGATGAGCTTCAGGTTGCGGTACATGGGCGCGCTGGGCGTGATGAACTCCCGCTACATCGACAAGGTGGTGGAGTAGCCCCACCGCGCCGCGGTGGGTGATGGGCGGCCGGCGCCGCGCCTCAGTCGATCAGCGCGAACCGGAACACCATGCTGCGCTGCCGCGCGGCCAGGGGTGGCCTGAACGGGGTCGTCGTAGGCACGCTCGCGGCCATCCAGCATCCCCAGCAGCTCCAGCAGACCGGTCTCCTTCGCCTGGGGCTCGTAGGCGGCCAGCAGCTTGCCCAGCTTGCGTCCCGCGAGCGTCGCGATGGCGCGGGCACGCTGTTCCGCCGCGGTGTACATGGCCTGCAGCACGGCGGTCTGCGCATCCTCCGGCTGGTCGAACCGCCAATGCGCGATGTGGCCTTCCAGGCCCGGACGACCGCGCAGGGCCTCCACCATCGGCTTCAACGCCTCGCGGTCCCTGGCGGTCACGCGCAGCACCGGTTGTGGCGGCTGCGCGTACAGGGCGAGGGAGAGGTCGTCGCCGGCATCGGTCGTCCGCACCACGGCATGGCCCATGCCGCGCAGCTCCTTCTCCAGCTTCCCCAGCTCGCGGTCCGCACGCGCCGCCATCTCGCGCTGCACCTTCTCCCAGTCGGCGTTCTCCTCGTAGGGCTGG is a window encoding:
- the alr gene encoding alanine racemase, producing the protein MFETSTITISRSALRRNLAFLRQRLNGARLCSVVKGNAYGHGLDAFIPLAMEEGVDYFGVYSADEAWHVVEHLRKCPDLFIMGMVEVDGLAWAVEHGVEFCVHDRHRLEQAIGEAGRQKRKARIHIEVETGMHRTGFDRTALGPALDLMRAHDEHIELVGLFTHFAGAESSSNDQRVTAQMAHFQQALDRSHLAGLHPTYAHQACSAAVMNYPHTVGPMARVGIMQYGFWPNQETWFRYSAVSGVSTDPLKRLIGWKSRVMAITRVAAGGFIGYGTSSEAAHDMRIAVVPVGYAHGFDRGLSNLGRVLVHGQQARVAGIVNMNAISVDITDIPGVEKGDEVVLIGEQGDHRITVASFSELSEQLNYELLTRLPRDIPGRSSPEPWPT
- a CDS encoding alanine/ornithine racemase family PLP-dependent enzyme, which codes for MAYLKLYRDKLRRNHAVLQRWFDGNGIAWGVVTKLLCGNRTYLQELVDLGITEMHDTRISNLKAIKAIAPQVQTVYIKPPAKRSLSSVVRYADVSFNTDLFTIKGLSEEAVRQGRHHKIIIMVEMGDLREGVMGEHLTDFYAQVFQLPGIEIIGLGTNLNCLNGIMPSADKLIQLSLYKQLIEARFDRVIPWVSGGTTVTVPLLLNKELPKGVNHFRIGEALFFGADLFTGGLLPGMESDVFKLFAEVIELYEKPVVPIGVQAENPSGHKPEFDEADRGRTSYRAILDIGLLDVQPGFLIPEDEHVHIIEASSDMLVVDLGDSPHDYRVGAVMSFRLRYMGALGVMNSRYIDKVVE